A single Anopheles funestus chromosome 2RL, idAnoFuneDA-416_04, whole genome shotgun sequence DNA region contains:
- the LOC125761391 gene encoding uncharacterized protein LOC125761391 translates to MAVGRVAGTGNIGYSSNYRTGGRSYHGGINEEIIWISIGMAVTIAILITLALIYLAYEKCQKRRQRYIQA, encoded by the exons ATGGCCGTCGGGAGAGTGGCTGGCACGGGAAATATTGGATACTCTTCGAACTACCGAACTGGGG GACGATCCTACCATGGTggaataaatgaagaaatcaTATGGATTAGTATCGGGATGGCGGTTACCATCGCGATACTAATCACCTTAGCATTAATTTATCTGGCCTATGAAAAATGCCAAAAGCGTCGCCAACGCTATATACAAGCGTGA